A region from the Oceanidesulfovibrio marinus genome encodes:
- a CDS encoding IS481 family transposase yields the protein MTTKRKVARRKMSLLELATELGNVSKACKIMGYSRQQFYEIRRNYQTFGAEGLLDRLPGPRGPHPNRVDEAVEQAILDYCLAHPTHGPLRVAQQLVLQGVQVSSGGVRGVWSRHGLLTRHERLLRLEKSVREQRLELSDEQIRVLERFSPEFRDRHIETRHTGDLVAVDTFFVGTLKGVGRVYLQSVIDCHSRYAWGRLYTTKLPVTAVHVLNEDVLPFFEEHAARISTILSDNGREFCGRPDRHPYELFLQLEGIEHRTTQVRRPQSNGFVERLHRTLLDEHFRIKGREKWYESVEEMQEDLDSYLNHYNRERTHQGRGMNGRVPYQAFLDGIVNDEAEAETIEEAA from the coding sequence ATGACCACGAAACGCAAAGTAGCACGAAGGAAGATGAGTCTGCTAGAGCTGGCCACTGAATTGGGCAACGTCAGCAAAGCGTGCAAAATCATGGGCTATTCCAGGCAGCAGTTCTACGAGATCCGGCGCAACTACCAGACCTTCGGCGCCGAAGGTCTATTGGACCGCCTGCCCGGGCCGCGAGGCCCGCACCCCAACCGCGTCGACGAGGCTGTCGAGCAGGCCATTCTCGACTACTGCTTGGCTCACCCCACGCACGGGCCGCTCCGCGTCGCCCAACAGCTTGTCCTGCAAGGCGTCCAGGTCAGCTCCGGCGGTGTCCGCGGCGTCTGGAGCCGGCACGGCTTGCTCACACGCCACGAGCGGTTGCTGCGGCTGGAGAAGAGCGTGCGAGAGCAGCGTTTGGAGCTCTCGGACGAACAAATCCGCGTCCTGGAGCGCTTCAGTCCCGAGTTTCGTGACCGGCACATCGAGACGCGTCACACCGGCGATCTTGTGGCCGTGGACACCTTCTTCGTGGGCACGCTCAAGGGCGTTGGACGCGTGTATTTGCAGTCGGTTATCGACTGCCACAGCCGCTATGCCTGGGGCCGACTCTACACCACCAAGTTGCCGGTTACCGCGGTTCACGTGCTCAATGAGGACGTGCTGCCGTTCTTCGAGGAGCACGCCGCGCGCATCTCCACGATTCTGTCGGACAATGGTCGCGAGTTTTGCGGTCGACCGGACAGGCATCCGTACGAATTGTTCCTGCAATTAGAAGGTATTGAACATCGCACGACACAGGTTCGGAGGCCGCAAAGCAACGGTTTCGTGGAGCGGCTGCATCGGACGCTGCTCGACGAACATTTCCGCATCAAGGGCCGCGAGAAGTGGTACGAATCGGTGGAGGAAATGCAAGAGGATTTGGATAGTTACCTGAACCACTATAACCGGGAACGCACCCACCAGGGTCGCGGCATGAACGGCCGAGTGCCCTACCAGGCGTTCCTGGACGGCATCGTAAACGACGAGGCAGAGGCAGAAACAATCGAAGAAGCAGCATAA
- a CDS encoding HNH endonuclease — protein sequence MKEEYERYISSLKWKQKREKAIEGTFCDGKYWCQRCGWDFDKSKLEVHHLNYDSFGKEDTCDLAVVCIRCHEKLDKSRAEKARTKSDNALYEAQLDGWATKVYGENWQDYNDIDSIAQEFEEFLESKNEYW from the coding sequence ATGAAAGAAGAGTACGAGCGCTATATTTCAAGCTTGAAATGGAAACAAAAACGGGAAAAGGCAATAGAAGGAACATTTTGTGATGGAAAATATTGGTGCCAACGCTGTGGTTGGGACTTTGACAAAAGTAAACTAGAGGTCCATCACCTCAATTATGATAGCTTTGGTAAAGAAGACACTTGCGATCTAGCTGTGGTATGCATTCGATGCCACGAGAAATTAGATAAAAGTCGTGCAGAAAAGGCCCGCACAAAAAGCGATAATGCTCTCTATGAAGCCCAACTAGATGGATGGGCAACGAAAGTATATGGAGAGAACTGGCAAGACTATAACGATATTGACTCAATAGCACAAGAGTTTGAAGAATTTCTAGAGTCAAAAAACGAGTATTGGTGA
- the hisF gene encoding imidazole glycerol phosphate synthase subunit HisF produces the protein MLSKRIIPCLDVRNGRLTKGIKFKGNVDIGDPVESARIYYEEGADEIVFYDITASHEERKIFLDVVNEVASKIFIPFSVGGGINTLEDMRAVLLAGAEKVSVNSGAVKNPDVISQGAAAFGAQCVVLGMDVKQVEKSEQIPSGYEIVVHGGRKYTGLDAVEWAKTGEALGAGEICLNSIDADGTKDGYELNLTRLIVESVSIPVIASGGAGNPQHMADALIKGKATAALIASIVHYGEYTIPQIKKEIAAQGVKMRMVW, from the coding sequence GTGCTGAGTAAACGCATTATCCCCTGCCTGGACGTGCGGAACGGCCGTCTCACCAAGGGCATCAAGTTCAAGGGCAATGTGGACATCGGCGATCCCGTGGAGTCCGCGCGCATCTACTACGAGGAAGGCGCCGACGAGATCGTGTTCTACGACATCACGGCCTCGCACGAGGAGCGCAAGATCTTCCTGGACGTGGTCAACGAGGTCGCCTCCAAGATCTTCATCCCCTTCTCCGTGGGCGGCGGCATCAACACCCTGGAGGACATGCGCGCCGTGCTGCTGGCCGGCGCCGAAAAGGTCAGCGTGAACTCCGGCGCCGTGAAGAACCCGGATGTGATCAGCCAAGGCGCCGCGGCCTTTGGCGCGCAGTGCGTGGTCCTGGGCATGGACGTCAAGCAGGTGGAGAAGTCCGAGCAGATCCCCTCGGGCTACGAGATCGTGGTTCACGGCGGCCGCAAGTACACGGGCCTGGACGCCGTGGAGTGGGCCAAGACCGGCGAGGCGCTCGGCGCCGGCGAGATCTGCCTCAACTCCATCGACGCCGACGGCACCAAGGACGGCTACGAGCTGAACCTGACCCGGCTCATCGTGGAGAGCGTGTCCATTCCGGTCATCGCCTCGGGCGGGGCCGGCAACCCGCAGCACATGGCCGACGCCCTGATCAAGGGCAAGGCCACAGCCGCGCTCATCGCCTCCATCGTGCACTACGGCGAGTACACCATCCCGCAGATCAAGAAGGAGATCGCGGCCCAGGGCGTGAAGATGCGCATGGTCTGGTAG
- a CDS encoding IS3 family transposase, protein MSRHSANEYPTVEVVHSVQRRRWALTEKLRIVEESSQPGMSVSYVARKHGIAPNLLFRWRKLMSEGGRKAIEANDTVVSAAEARAMKKRIRDLERLLGKKTMEVEILKEAIEIAREKKTDLAHAIALRGRYPMTRVADAMGVSRSRLVERVGAQPKVRPPRYSKAEDEALLPLIRDIIDDRLTYGYRRVCAVLNRRLVELGQPRVNHKRVYRIMRLHGLLLTRHSGKRPTRAHDGKVITLRSNLRWSSDVFEVSCANGEAVRVAFAIDCCDREVIGHMASSRGISSSMIQDLMLECVEKRFGTNRTPRPVQWLSDNGSCYTAKDTVEFASWLGLESRFTPVRSPESNGIAEAFVNTFKRDYVRISDRPDAVTVFGQLADWIEDYNERHPHKGLRMKSPREFIRSMATAECPI, encoded by the coding sequence ATGTCTAGACATAGTGCTAACGAGTATCCGACGGTAGAGGTGGTGCACAGTGTCCAGCGCCGGCGCTGGGCACTGACCGAGAAGTTGCGGATCGTCGAGGAGTCGTCGCAGCCAGGCATGAGCGTCTCCTACGTGGCCCGCAAGCACGGCATCGCCCCCAATCTCCTTTTCCGCTGGAGGAAGCTCATGAGCGAGGGCGGCAGGAAAGCCATCGAGGCCAACGACACGGTTGTTTCGGCAGCCGAAGCGCGGGCCATGAAGAAGCGCATCCGCGATCTCGAGCGCCTTCTGGGCAAGAAGACGATGGAAGTGGAGATCCTCAAGGAGGCCATCGAGATTGCGCGCGAAAAAAAAACTGATCTCGCGCACGCCATTGCCCTTCGAGGACGATACCCCATGACGCGCGTTGCAGACGCCATGGGCGTTTCCCGGTCCAGGCTTGTGGAGCGCGTCGGCGCCCAGCCAAAGGTGAGGCCGCCTCGCTATTCCAAGGCAGAAGATGAAGCGCTGCTGCCGCTCATTCGCGACATCATCGACGATCGTCTCACGTACGGCTACAGGCGGGTTTGCGCCGTGCTCAATCGACGCCTGGTTGAGTTGGGCCAGCCTCGCGTGAATCACAAACGCGTTTACCGCATCATGCGCCTTCATGGACTTCTGCTGACGCGGCATTCCGGCAAGCGGCCGACGCGCGCCCATGACGGCAAGGTAATTACGCTGCGCAGCAACCTGCGCTGGAGTTCCGACGTCTTCGAAGTGTCCTGCGCCAATGGCGAGGCGGTCAGGGTGGCGTTCGCCATTGATTGCTGCGACAGGGAAGTCATCGGCCATATGGCGTCGAGCCGGGGCATTTCCAGCTCGATGATCCAGGACCTGATGCTGGAGTGCGTCGAGAAGCGGTTCGGGACAAATCGAACTCCCCGCCCGGTGCAATGGCTTTCGGACAACGGCTCATGCTACACGGCGAAAGACACGGTGGAGTTCGCCTCGTGGCTGGGCCTGGAGAGCCGGTTCACGCCCGTCAGGAGCCCGGAGAGCAACGGCATTGCCGAAGCGTTCGTGAACACGTTCAAGCGTGATTACGTGCGCATAAGCGACAGGCCGGATGCCGTGACGGTGTTCGGACAGCTGGCGGACTGGATCGAAGATTACAACGAGAGGCATCCCCACAAGGGGTTGCGGATGAAATCTCCTCGCGAGTTCATCCGCTCTATGGCAACAGCCGAGTGTCCGATTTAG
- the hisH gene encoding imidazole glycerol phosphate synthase subunit HisH codes for MLAILEYKAGNQTSVRRALDHLEIPNIITADPEKIAEAKGLIFPGVGAAGSAMDELLATGLDQVIKDHVAADKPLLGICVGCQILLDYSVENDTEALGIVPGECVMFQPTMKDESGDPIRIPHMGWNKVNLVKDCVLFDGVDPDSEFYFVHSYFPNPKEKYVIGTTRYGLTFCSVHGGPGLWATQFHPEKSGRPGLQVLKNFYRYCQEEARAE; via the coding sequence ATGCTTGCCATTCTGGAATACAAGGCCGGCAACCAGACCAGTGTTCGCCGGGCCCTGGATCATCTCGAAATACCCAACATCATTACCGCCGACCCGGAGAAGATCGCCGAGGCCAAGGGCCTGATCTTTCCCGGCGTGGGCGCAGCCGGCTCGGCCATGGACGAGCTCCTCGCCACAGGCCTGGACCAGGTCATCAAGGACCACGTGGCCGCGGACAAGCCGCTCCTCGGCATCTGCGTTGGCTGCCAGATCCTGCTGGACTACTCGGTGGAGAACGACACGGAAGCGCTCGGCATCGTGCCCGGCGAGTGCGTCATGTTCCAGCCGACCATGAAGGACGAGAGCGGCGACCCCATCCGCATCCCGCACATGGGCTGGAACAAGGTGAACCTGGTCAAGGACTGCGTGCTGTTCGACGGCGTGGACCCGGACTCCGAGTTCTACTTTGTCCACTCCTACTTCCCCAACCCCAAGGAAAAGTACGTGATCGGCACCACCCGCTACGGACTGACCTTCTGCTCCGTGCACGGCGGTCCCGGACTCTGGGCCACGCAGTTCCACCCGGAGAAATCCGGCAGACCCGGCCTGCAGGTGCTGAAGAACTTCTACCGCTACTGCCAGGAGGAAGCCCGTGCTGAGTAA
- a CDS encoding mechanosensitive ion channel family protein, producing the protein MNEDIQQQAQVAVDMLQKYWEQSMAWIVSGGLRILVIIILLIITLKIVGMITRRVFQRIGKGRDSEYLKRVETTRGIISFTLKVALLVVALLMILGEMGIDLGPILAAAGVIGLAVSFGAQNLVQDFISGFFMLLEDQVRVGDVVQTLGKSGVVERITLRLIVLRDLSGNVHFIRNGQIDVVTNMTKGYSYYVFDLGVAYREDVDDVVEVIKAVDEDMRGDDAYNRDILAPIEILGLDKFGDSAVIIRARTRTRPGSQWIIGREFNKRLKKAFDEHGIEIPFPHITLYPGVDKEGKAPALHVMEAGEGKAK; encoded by the coding sequence ATGAACGAAGATATCCAACAACAGGCCCAGGTAGCCGTTGACATGCTGCAGAAGTACTGGGAACAGAGCATGGCCTGGATCGTCTCCGGCGGCCTGCGCATTCTCGTCATCATCATCCTGCTCATCATCACGCTCAAGATCGTGGGCATGATCACGCGGCGTGTGTTCCAGCGCATCGGCAAGGGGCGCGACTCCGAGTACCTCAAGCGCGTGGAGACCACCCGCGGCATCATCTCCTTCACGCTCAAGGTGGCGCTGCTCGTCGTGGCGCTGCTCATGATCCTCGGGGAGATGGGCATCGACCTCGGCCCCATCCTTGCCGCAGCCGGTGTTATCGGCCTGGCCGTCAGCTTCGGCGCGCAGAACCTCGTACAGGACTTCATCAGCGGCTTCTTCATGCTGCTGGAGGATCAGGTCCGCGTGGGCGACGTGGTTCAGACCCTGGGCAAGTCCGGCGTGGTGGAACGCATTACCCTGCGCCTCATCGTGCTGCGCGACCTATCGGGCAACGTGCACTTCATCCGCAACGGCCAGATCGATGTGGTCACCAACATGACCAAGGGCTACTCCTACTACGTGTTCGACCTGGGCGTGGCCTACCGCGAGGACGTGGACGACGTCGTCGAGGTCATCAAGGCCGTGGACGAAGACATGCGGGGGGACGACGCCTACAACCGCGACATCCTCGCACCCATCGAGATCCTGGGCCTGGACAAGTTCGGCGACTCGGCCGTGATCATCCGCGCGCGCACCCGAACCAGACCCGGCTCCCAATGGATCATCGGCCGCGAGTTCAACAAACGGCTCAAAAAAGCCTTTGACGAACACGGCATCGAAATCCCCTTCCCGCACATCACCCTGTACCCGGGCGTGGACAAGGAAGGCAAAGCGCCTGCGCTGCATGTGATGGAGGCGGGCGAAGGGAAAGCCAAATGA